ACACTCTCCCAGCCCAAATGACTCATCACCAAGTCCGTCCTGTCTGATCGATATGATAGATAACGCCGCCGGTTTCAAGCGTTACAACAAAAGTCTCTCCGGTGGACGTGATTTTCCTGTTGGCGTACTTCTCGTCAAAAAGGCTCTTCAACGTCGAATTTAGGTAAGGAAGGAGCTCGTCAAGGGAGTTTGAATATTCCCGATGGCGCAAATAGTAATTCTTCTCCATATAGTAGATTTGTCGGAGGACCCAGATGTATTCCCACGCCTCTGGTTGGCAGATCTTGTCCCCTGGTGCTCTTACGGTCTGATCCAAAAATTGAACAATTCCCCACATCTCCGGATAATGCATATTGATCAAACCCTGTGGAGACCAGACCCAATTGTCTTCCGGCATCGTTTTTCCTGTTTTGGAATCTTTTACTTTTATATAATCCCCATCGATAATTTCCGTTTTCCATTCCACTCTTGAGAAATTCACCCGCCACTGATCCCCGGAATGCGGCGGCGCCTCTTTGTGAGCGCTCTCTTTCAGCACATTCCATGGTATGGCAAACTCAACACTCCAGCTCGTATCGGTATCCTTCGGATTGTTAAGTGTTCCTTCAACATGAACGCCGATCAGCAATCCCTGAATATCCCAGGCATTCACGGCCGGACCTCCATCACGATACGGTTGCACTAGAAAAAGATCCCACACTGTTCCAAGAGCGTTGACCTCTAATTCATAGTACTGGTGGGTATCGCCGTCTGGGTCGATAAATACTTCAAAATCATTGTCATAAAAAATCACAGCATCGCGATCGGTGAGCTTCGCCCAGATGTGAGGTTCCTCAAGCTCTGCGCCCACATAGAAATACTCATCATTCCATAACATCTTCACTCGTGTTCGAAAGCGGGGCGCCGGTTTTGCCGCTCCTTCAATATCCACAAAATCCTTTGTCCATTCCGCTTGCGCCCAAGCGGATTCATCGAGAAGCCCATCGATTGTCAACGGCGACGCCGCCCGATAACAGATATAGTGCTCAGGATTATAGACTATCGAAGGCTGTGGAAAGAACTCTTCTACACCCCCTGCCGGCGCTGAATACCCCGAGATTCCGCCGAATGCCAGGCCTGGAAGACAAAGCACCAAGAGGAACATCCCAATAAACCATTCCAAACCGACACCAAAAATATTCGCCGCGCTGTGTGCGATGATGGCGGGAATGAGACTACCCGTATTCTCCCGGTAATACCCTGCGATCAGGCCCAGCAAGAACGTAGAGATAAGAATACTGATTCCCAAGGCGGTATCGATACCCATGATGAGCAAAGGAACGTGCATTGCCGAGAAAAGCAGCGCACATGTGATAACAGGAAGAGAGAAAAAAATCCGTCCAAAACCTATACCATGTTTCTTTAGCGGATCAAGATATCCTTGGATCAGCCCTCTCATGACCACCTCTTCGCAGGTGCTGGCTATGATCCAAATTCCAATGACCATTTGCAAAAAAGTAAACTCATCCGCAAAATGTCCCTCCCCGTCGCCGAGGAAAAATGAAAAGGGTATCATGACGACAATCTCGGCGGCAAGAACAAGCAGGAGTAGTTTCACAATAGAGAATCTCATCCCGACGCAAAATCCGAATCGCCTGAGATTTCCGCGGCCCAGAATCAACATGAGCAAAATAGAGACAGTGGCCATAAGGAGCTGAAAGATCGATGTCGATAACCATTCTTTATAACTAAGTGTTTCTGGGATTCTACCACCGATTATTTGTGAGATTGAACCGGATAGGATGAAAACAATGATGGCGAGAATGATACCTGTTATCATCCTGATCGGCGAAGCATTAAACAAACCCATTTATCGAGTCCCTCCCTGCCCGCAACCTATAAACCAGCTTCCTTATCAACTTCTTGTCATCGGGAAGCAATCCCACCTAGACCCCGGATGCTCTTCGACCCGCAAATCATAGTACCGGAATGGGCCGCCCATCTAGCTAATCCGCTAACTCAATCTCTTAGAATGTGATGCAATCCATTGCTAGCCGCCACCTTTACCTGTATTATTTTCTGTGTGGGTTGCCTGATTCACAGGGTCCATGTCCAGGGCTTCTGTCTTCACATCCTCGAACTA
This window of the Candidatus Eisenbacteria bacterium genome carries:
- a CDS encoding CPBP family intramembrane metalloprotease, with amino-acid sequence MGLFNASPIRMITGIILAIIVFILSGSISQIIGGRIPETLSYKEWLSTSIFQLLMATVSILLMLILGRGNLRRFGFCVGMRFSIVKLLLLVLAAEIVVMIPFSFFLGDGEGHFADEFTFLQMVIGIWIIASTCEEVVMRGLIQGYLDPLKKHGIGFGRIFFSLPVITCALLFSAMHVPLLIMGIDTALGISILISTFLLGLIAGYYRENTGSLIPAIIAHSAANIFGVGLEWFIGMFLLVLCLPGLAFGGISGYSAPAGGVEEFFPQPSIVYNPEHYICYRAASPLTIDGLLDESAWAQAEWTKDFVDIEGAAKPAPRFRTRVKMLWNDEYFYVGAELEEPHIWAKLTDRDAVIFYDNDFEVFIDPDGDTHQYYELEVNALGTVWDLFLVQPYRDGGPAVNAWDIQGLLIGVHVEGTLNNPKDTDTSWSVEFAIPWNVLKESAHKEAPPHSGDQWRVNFSRVEWKTEIIDGDYIKVKDSKTGKTMPEDNWVWSPQGLINMHYPEMWGIVQFLDQTVRAPGDKICQPEAWEYIWVLRQIYYMEKNYYLRHREYSNSLDELLPYLNSTLKSLFDEKYANRKITSTGETFVVTLETGGVIYHIDQTGRTW